One part of the Desulfovibrio sp. genome encodes these proteins:
- a CDS encoding methyl-accepting chemotaxis protein, producing MQFKVATRLWLGFGSIFFLMLLSTLVMRHYLNEADMLADITNQESLPMALIAADMKLQTVQVQQFLSDVSATHNTDGYKDAQESADTFHAHAARFKNKFSSENDKKALERLAATVKSFDEMYALGRKMADTYINQGIEAGNELMDDFDKATESLTDALDPFINEQMNATKSNLGTLKAELATSLMMQWLLTAISIITGSAGAFFTIRAFMAQLGAEPSDVAEVARKISSGDLEVDMTLHGSRKNCGLFAAMREMRDKLKESFTLATARQAEAVEQAEAAHKAMAEATEAKHMAEKAKVEGMIQAARQLDAAVEVISTASEQLATQISQSSRGADEQANRIHETATAMEEMNATVLEVAKNAQLAADVSGNAQKQTLEGVQIVTGAVEGIKSIHTKSLAIKQDMGALGKQAEAIGQIMNVIADIADQTNLLALNAAIEAARAGDAGRGFAVVADEVRKLAEKTMTATREVGEAISGIQQGTRKNIDSVEDVGAAIEQTTSLSVRSGEALRQILEYVEHVNDQIQAIAAASEQQSATSEEINRSVEQVATISSQTAQAMENAAQAVNALTRQSSTLQQLINEMKNHG from the coding sequence ATGCAGTTTAAAGTTGCAACCCGGCTTTGGCTGGGTTTTGGTTCCATATTCTTTCTCATGCTGCTCAGCACCCTGGTCATGCGCCACTATCTGAATGAGGCAGATATGCTTGCCGACATTACCAATCAGGAAAGTCTGCCCATGGCCCTGATTGCAGCAGACATGAAACTGCAGACCGTGCAGGTGCAGCAGTTTCTCTCGGACGTGTCTGCCACGCACAATACCGATGGCTACAAGGATGCGCAGGAATCAGCAGATACTTTTCACGCGCATGCCGCCAGATTCAAAAACAAATTCTCCAGCGAAAACGACAAGAAAGCCCTTGAGCGCCTTGCGGCAACAGTAAAATCCTTTGACGAAATGTATGCCCTTGGCCGCAAAATGGCCGATACCTACATCAATCAGGGCATAGAAGCTGGCAATGAGCTCATGGACGATTTTGACAAGGCGACAGAATCGCTCACAGACGCTCTGGACCCATTCATCAATGAACAGATGAACGCGACAAAAAGCAATCTGGGTACCTTGAAGGCCGAGCTGGCCACAAGCCTGATGATGCAATGGCTGCTGACGGCAATTTCCATAATTACGGGTTCAGCTGGCGCATTTTTTACAATACGCGCGTTCATGGCCCAGCTTGGTGCAGAGCCTTCAGACGTGGCAGAAGTTGCCCGTAAAATTTCGAGTGGTGACCTTGAGGTTGACATGACCCTGCACGGCAGCCGCAAGAATTGCGGGCTGTTTGCCGCCATGCGTGAAATGCGCGATAAACTGAAAGAGAGCTTTACCCTGGCTACAGCGCGTCAGGCCGAAGCTGTGGAACAGGCAGAAGCCGCTCACAAGGCCATGGCCGAAGCCACTGAAGCAAAGCATATGGCCGAAAAAGCAAAAGTTGAAGGAATGATACAGGCAGCCAGGCAACTGGATGCGGCTGTTGAAGTAATCTCCACTGCTTCCGAGCAGCTTGCAACCCAGATTTCCCAGTCCAGCCGTGGCGCGGATGAGCAGGCAAACCGCATCCACGAAACAGCCACAGCCATGGAAGAAATGAACGCCACAGTGCTGGAGGTTGCCAAAAACGCCCAGCTTGCAGCCGATGTGTCGGGTAACGCCCAAAAGCAGACCCTTGAAGGCGTACAGATTGTTACCGGCGCGGTCGAGGGTATCAAGTCCATTCACACAAAATCGCTGGCAATCAAGCAGGATATGGGAGCACTGGGCAAACAGGCAGAAGCCATCGGCCAGATCATGAATGTCATTGCCGACATAGCTGACCAGACAAACCTGCTTGCCCTCAATGCTGCCATTGAGGCGGCACGGGCTGGCGATGCTGGCCGAGGCTTTGCAGTTGTAGCAGACGAAGTGCGCAAGCTTGCAGAAAAAACCATGACAGCAACCCGCGAAGTGGGCGAAGCCATAAGCGGCATCCAGCAGGGAACGCGCAAAAACATCGACAGCGTCGAGGATGTGGGCGCGGCTATTGAACAAACCACCAGCCTGTCTGTCCGGTCGGGCGAAGCCTTGCGCCAGATTCTTGAATACGTGGAGCACGTGAACGACCAGATTCAGGCCATAGCCGCCGCAAGCGAACAGCAGTCGGCAACAAGTGAAGAAATCAACAGGTCTGTGGAACAGGTTGCCACCATTTCATCCCAGACAGCGCAGGCCATGGAAAACGCCGCTCAGGCAGTAAATGCTCTAACGCGGCAATCCTCCACGCTGCAACAACTCATAAATGAAATGAAAAATCACGGCTGA
- a CDS encoding GDSL-type esterase/lipase family protein, with translation MPSYSFVNVNSKFWTFSDEHFGVWHHPSSTYLHKKACFTETYVSNAYGMRDKERTRDADQQRVVILGDSFIEGWGNKAENRLSNLLEVKTGKEVLNFGTSGGFGTIQEWLQYKYMVKNFRHDVVMLGILPRNDFEDNSLEFYHTQDTDDYRPFLVGEYPSYKLFYPVNTLPNPTRLQAFGKSLQLTVLEWSCLYRVAIYLHDFKIDNMKLVPRWAPEKTSDPSGSSMYYAVPDNEWNIMRYSLEQLVAEAGKRKVILFTIPAYQDFEHYDGKEPPLAQKLRELANRTGATYVDLMPAMVARGVKYPDLYFSCDKHWNAFGNAVAADILEPYVRAALQSAPAAKGN, from the coding sequence ATGCCTTCCTACAGCTTTGTAAATGTCAACAGTAAGTTCTGGACATTCAGTGACGAGCATTTTGGTGTATGGCATCATCCATCGTCCACATATTTACATAAAAAGGCGTGCTTCACAGAAACCTACGTCTCCAACGCCTACGGCATGCGCGACAAGGAACGCACCAGGGACGCAGATCAGCAACGCGTTGTAATTCTGGGTGACTCCTTTATAGAAGGCTGGGGCAACAAGGCTGAAAACAGGCTGTCAAACCTCTTGGAAGTCAAAACAGGCAAGGAAGTGCTGAACTTTGGCACTTCTGGTGGCTTTGGCACCATTCAGGAATGGCTTCAATACAAGTATATGGTAAAAAATTTCCGGCACGATGTTGTCATGCTGGGTATTTTGCCCCGCAACGATTTTGAGGACAACAGCCTCGAATTTTACCATACTCAGGATACAGACGATTATAGACCTTTTCTCGTGGGCGAGTACCCGAGTTACAAACTCTTTTATCCTGTAAATACGTTGCCAAACCCCACGCGCCTGCAGGCTTTTGGCAAGAGTCTGCAACTCACGGTGCTGGAATGGAGCTGCCTGTACCGTGTGGCAATTTACCTGCACGACTTCAAGATCGACAACATGAAACTTGTGCCGCGATGGGCACCGGAAAAAACAAGTGACCCTTCCGGAAGCTCCATGTATTATGCAGTTCCAGATAATGAATGGAACATCATGCGCTACTCGCTTGAACAACTTGTAGCCGAAGCGGGCAAACGCAAGGTTATTTTGTTCACCATTCCAGCCTATCAGGATTTTGAACACTACGACGGCAAGGAGCCACCCCTGGCTCAGAAACTGCGAGAGCTGGCAAACCGCACAGGCGCAACCTATGTGGACCTTATGCCCGCCATGGTAGCCAGAGGCGTTAAATACCCTGATCTGTACTTTAGTTGCGACAAGCACTGGAATGCGTTTGGCAACGCCGTTGCCGCCGATATTCTGGAACCCTACGTGCGAGCCGCGCTGCAATCTGCCCCCGCTGCAAAAGGTAACTGA
- a CDS encoding carbamoyltransferase, whose product MPMAILGISAYYHDSAAVLFVDGKIVAAAHEERFSRIKHDSGFPRNAAAYVLREGGLNIADLEAVAFYDKPYLKFERLLETYNGFAPSGLRSFLSAIPVWIKEKLFMRGMLRDAIAKLGPGSPKVLFPEHHLSHAASAFYPSPFDRAAILTIDGVGEWATTTIGMGENAQIRILKEQQFPHSLGLLYTAFTAYCGFKVNSGEYKLMGLAPYGDGDLELVARLKKAICDTLVDIREDGSLLLNMDYFDYATGLRMYKRAKWEKLLGIPPRDAESEIGQEYMALALAIQQVTEEIVLRLARTARELTGCENLVMAGGVALNCVANGLLIRKGIFKNVWIQPASGDSGGALGAAYAAWHIWAGNERPSPNGVDAMQGAYLGPEFSRNDIMRVVRRFNAPHKEYASTDVLYSTVAQHLADGAVVGWFQGRMEYGPRALGDRSILGDPRRPEMQKKLNLKIKFREGFRPFAPSVLEEYCAEWFDLEPTSPYMLVCAPVAQKHRIPLPDNVRELPLYDRLYLQRSTVPAITHVDGSARIQSVSRSTNPRYWGLIDTFRREQGCPMVVNTSFNVRGEPIVCTPLDAYTCFMRTEMDFLVLGDIVFDKRDQPEWQENVDFKSIFTLD is encoded by the coding sequence ATGCCCATGGCCATTCTTGGCATATCTGCTTATTACCACGATTCTGCCGCCGTATTGTTTGTTGACGGCAAAATTGTGGCCGCCGCTCATGAAGAAAGGTTTTCGCGCATCAAGCACGATTCAGGCTTTCCGCGTAACGCGGCGGCCTATGTTCTGCGCGAGGGCGGGCTGAATATTGCTGATCTGGAGGCTGTCGCTTTTTACGACAAGCCCTACCTCAAATTTGAACGTCTGCTCGAAACATACAATGGCTTTGCCCCTTCCGGGCTGCGCAGTTTTCTTTCTGCCATACCGGTCTGGATCAAGGAAAAACTGTTCATGCGCGGCATGCTGCGCGATGCCATTGCAAAGCTTGGCCCCGGCTCACCCAAGGTGCTTTTTCCAGAGCACCACCTTTCTCATGCGGCCAGTGCCTTTTATCCCTCGCCTTTTGACAGGGCGGCCATTCTGACCATCGATGGTGTGGGAGAATGGGCAACCACCACCATCGGCATGGGTGAAAACGCCCAGATACGCATCCTCAAAGAACAGCAGTTTCCCCATTCACTGGGACTGCTGTACACGGCCTTTACGGCATACTGCGGTTTTAAGGTCAATTCGGGCGAATACAAGCTAATGGGGCTTGCGCCCTACGGCGACGGCGACCTTGAGCTTGTGGCAAGGCTTAAAAAGGCCATTTGCGATACGCTGGTGGACATTCGTGAAGACGGCTCCCTGCTGCTGAACATGGACTACTTTGATTATGCAACGGGCCTACGCATGTACAAGCGCGCCAAGTGGGAAAAGCTTCTGGGCATACCACCGCGCGATGCGGAAAGCGAAATCGGCCAGGAATATATGGCTCTCGCGCTTGCCATCCAGCAGGTGACAGAAGAAATCGTGCTCAGGCTTGCCCGCACCGCGCGCGAGCTGACCGGCTGCGAAAACCTTGTCATGGCTGGTGGCGTGGCCCTTAACTGCGTGGCCAACGGCCTGCTCATACGCAAGGGCATTTTCAAGAATGTGTGGATTCAGCCCGCATCGGGCGACTCTGGCGGCGCATTGGGCGCAGCGTATGCCGCATGGCACATCTGGGCGGGCAATGAGCGCCCCTCCCCTAATGGCGTTGACGCCATGCAGGGGGCATACCTGGGACCAGAGTTTTCGCGCAACGATATCATGCGCGTGGTGCGCAGGTTCAATGCGCCCCACAAGGAATACGCCAGCACAGATGTGCTGTACTCTACTGTTGCGCAGCACCTTGCAGACGGCGCGGTGGTTGGCTGGTTTCAGGGGCGCATGGAATACGGTCCCCGTGCCCTTGGCGACAGATCCATTCTTGGCGATCCCAGGCGGCCAGAAATGCAGAAAAAACTGAACCTCAAGATCAAGTTCCGTGAAGGATTCCGTCCCTTCGCCCCTTCGGTGCTTGAAGAATACTGTGCGGAATGGTTTGATCTTGAGCCCACGTCGCCCTACATGCTGGTGTGTGCCCCGGTGGCGCAAAAACACCGCATACCGCTGCCGGACAATGTGCGTGAACTGCCACTTTACGACCGCCTGTACCTGCAACGCTCTACGGTACCGGCAATCACGCATGTGGACGGTTCTGCCCGTATTCAAAGCGTCTCGCGCAGCACAAATCCCCGCTACTGGGGGCTGATTGATACCTTCAGGCGCGAACAGGGATGCCCCATGGTGGTAAACACCAGCTTTAACGTACGCGGCGAACCTATTGTGTGCACGCCGCTTGACGCATACACCTGTTTTATGCGTACTGAAATGGACTTTCTTGTATTGGGCGACATTGTTTTTGACAAACGTGACCAGCCTGAGTGGCAGGAAAATGTAGACTTCAAGTCCATTTTCACCCTCGACTAA
- a CDS encoding peptide chain release factor 3 yields MQTNISSAISREALRRRTFGIISHPDAGKTTLTEKLLLFGGAIQMAGAVKAKKAQRHATSDWMEVERERGISVSSSVMKFTYADHIINLLDTPGHQDFSEDTYRVLTAVDSALMVIDSVKGVETQTRKLMEVCRMRDTPILTFINKLDREGRDAFDLLSDIEQTLGIQAAPMTWPIGMGKSFQGVYDIERQAIRFFAEDGKKSSRPKEALTINGLNDPQLAELIGEDAAEQLRTEIDLLEGAGYPFDKEMYLKGKQTPVFFGSAVNNFGVQELLDTLVRLAPGPIPRVAECATGERLVNPLEEDFSGVVFKIQANMDPAHRDRIAFMRICSGRFERGMKVKHHRIGKEVQLSRAITFMAQDREGVEDAWPGDIIGLHNHGTLKIGDTLTTSEPLKFTGIPNFSPEHFRRVQLADPLRSKQLAKGLKQLAEEGAIQVFRPIMDSSHILGAVGVLQFDVIIARLKAEYGVTAVYEPSPISAARWITSNDRAALESFKSDQQSSLAYDGDECLAILSTSEWKLSRIIEEWPQITFHTTREIR; encoded by the coding sequence ATGCAAACAAACATATCGTCGGCCATAAGCCGTGAAGCGCTCAGACGCCGCACTTTCGGCATTATTTCGCACCCTGACGCAGGTAAAACAACCCTTACCGAAAAGCTGCTGCTGTTCGGTGGGGCCATTCAGATGGCCGGTGCGGTCAAGGCCAAAAAGGCCCAGCGCCACGCCACGTCCGACTGGATGGAAGTGGAGCGCGAGCGCGGCATCTCCGTTTCCTCATCGGTGATGAAGTTCACCTACGCCGACCATATCATCAATCTGCTTGATACACCCGGTCACCAGGACTTTTCAGAAGACACCTACCGCGTGCTCACGGCGGTGGACTCTGCCCTTATGGTCATCGACTCGGTCAAGGGTGTTGAAACGCAGACCCGCAAGCTCATGGAAGTGTGCCGCATGCGCGACACGCCCATTCTCACCTTTATCAACAAGCTTGACCGCGAAGGCCGCGACGCCTTTGACCTGCTGAGTGATATCGAGCAGACTCTGGGTATTCAGGCTGCCCCCATGACCTGGCCCATCGGCATGGGCAAGAGCTTTCAGGGGGTGTACGACATCGAGCGTCAGGCGATCCGCTTTTTTGCTGAAGACGGCAAAAAGTCCTCGCGTCCCAAGGAAGCCCTGACCATCAACGGCCTTAACGACCCCCAGCTTGCAGAACTTATTGGTGAAGATGCTGCCGAGCAGCTGCGCACTGAAATCGACCTGCTGGAGGGCGCTGGCTATCCCTTTGACAAGGAAATGTACCTCAAGGGCAAGCAGACCCCGGTATTTTTTGGCAGCGCCGTCAACAACTTTGGCGTACAGGAGCTGCTTGATACCCTTGTGCGTCTTGCACCCGGCCCGATTCCCCGAGTGGCCGAATGCGCCACGGGCGAACGGCTTGTTAATCCGCTTGAAGAAGACTTTTCCGGCGTGGTTTTCAAGATTCAGGCCAACATGGACCCGGCCCACCGCGACAGAATAGCTTTCATGCGCATCTGTTCCGGCAGGTTTGAGCGCGGCATGAAGGTCAAACACCACCGCATCGGCAAGGAAGTGCAGCTTTCGCGCGCCATCACCTTTATGGCCCAGGATCGTGAAGGTGTGGAAGATGCGTGGCCCGGCGACATTATCGGCCTGCACAACCACGGCACGCTCAAGATCGGCGACACGCTCACCACTTCAGAACCGCTCAAGTTTACGGGCATCCCCAATTTTTCGCCCGAGCATTTCCGCCGTGTGCAGCTGGCCGACCCGCTGCGTTCAAAACAGCTGGCCAAGGGCCTCAAGCAACTGGCCGAAGAAGGTGCCATTCAAGTTTTTCGACCCATCATGGACAGCTCACATATTCTTGGCGCAGTGGGTGTGCTGCAGTTTGATGTCATCATTGCCCGCCTCAAGGCAGAGTATGGCGTTACCGCGGTGTACGAACCCTCGCCTATTTCGGCTGCCCGATGGATAACCTCAAACGACCGGGCCGCCCTTGAGTCATTCAAGTCTGACCAGCAGTCAAGCCTCGCGTATGATGGCGACGAATGCCTGGCCATACTTTCTACCAGCGAATGGAAGCTTTCGCGTATCATTGAAGAATGGCCGCAAATCACCTTCCACACTACGCGCGAAATCAGATAG
- a CDS encoding MIP/aquaporin family protein, giving the protein MTNLLGEFFGTMMLITFGAGVVACVLLKDSKGNGGGWIVITAGWAFGVILGVFTAVALGAPQADLNPAVTLAKTMLGTYGTAQAIATMLAQVAGAFTGATIVWLAYLPHWAPTEDPGLKLAVFSTGPAIRSYPQNFLCEVIGTFMLLFAIFAIFHKNNGALPAGFGPYLVGILVWALGLSLGGPTGYAINPARDLGPRIAHAVLPIAGKGSSDWAYAWVPVCAPMVGGALAYVVGKAVGLI; this is encoded by the coding sequence ATGACAAATCTTCTTGGTGAATTTTTTGGTACTATGATGCTGATAACCTTTGGTGCTGGCGTTGTTGCCTGCGTTTTGCTCAAAGATTCAAAAGGCAATGGCGGCGGCTGGATTGTCATTACCGCTGGCTGGGCCTTTGGTGTTATTCTTGGTGTATTCACCGCTGTTGCATTGGGCGCCCCGCAGGCTGACCTTAATCCTGCGGTAACCTTGGCTAAAACAATGCTCGGCACCTACGGTACCGCCCAGGCCATCGCCACCATGCTGGCACAGGTTGCCGGGGCCTTCACCGGTGCAACCATTGTCTGGCTTGCCTACCTGCCCCACTGGGCCCCCACCGAAGATCCTGGCCTCAAGCTTGCCGTGTTCAGCACTGGCCCTGCCATACGCAGCTATCCCCAGAACTTCCTGTGCGAAGTCATCGGCACGTTCATGCTGCTGTTTGCAATTTTTGCCATTTTCCACAAGAACAACGGCGCCCTGCCTGCCGGTTTTGGCCCCTATCTTGTTGGTATTCTTGTGTGGGCGCTGGGCCTCAGCCTTGGTGGCCCCACCGGTTATGCTATCAATCCTGCCCGTGACCTTGGCCCCCGCATTGCCCACGCCGTATTGCCCATCGCTGGCAAGGGCTCTTCTGACTGGGCCTACGCATGGGTTCCCGTTTGCGCTCCCATGGTGGGCGGTGCTCTTGCCTATGTTGTGGGCAAGGCCGTCGGCCTGATCTAA
- a CDS encoding DUF5989 family protein — MDFLKDLLQFFMQRKKFWLLPLVIVLLLFGVLVVMTSGSAIAPFIYSVF, encoded by the coding sequence ATGGATTTTCTTAAAGACCTGCTGCAATTTTTTATGCAGCGCAAAAAATTCTGGCTGCTCCCTCTTGTTATCGTTCTGCTGCTTTTTGGCGTACTTGTGGTGATGACCAGCGGCTCGGCGATAGCACCCTTTATTTATTCAGTTTTCTAA
- the glpK gene encoding glycerol kinase GlpK — MAQKYILSLDQGTTSSRAILFDRDANIVQVSQREFTQIFPQPGWVEHNPNEIFDTQSHVAKECLKHANAQGNELAAVGITNQRETTVVWDKATGAPVYNAIVWQDRRTAGFCDQLRAEGKAEVIRQKTGLVLDAYFSGTKVRWILDNVPGARAKAEAGELLFGTIDTWLIWNFSKRGSHVTDPSNASRTLLFNIHTGQWDDELLEIMGVPRAMLPEVAPSSSVMAQTHPEFFGQAVPIAGVAGDQQAATYGNACMTEGMAKNTYGTGCFLLLNTGTKPRESKNNMLTTVAWETPKGRYYALEGSVFVGGAVVQWLRDGLGFIRDSSEMESLAITVPDNGGVYLVPAFVGMGAPYWDQYARGTMVGITRGTNRGHIARAAIESIALQTLDIMDAMQKDAGVPLTTLRVDGGASRNNMLMQCQANLTGVVVERPIVTETTALGAAYLAGLAVGFWESEEQLCAQWKLDRRFEPNMPEDRRQELLHQWHRAVERARNWIEE; from the coding sequence ATGGCTCAGAAATACATACTCTCGCTCGACCAGGGCACCACCAGCTCCCGTGCCATTCTTTTTGACCGCGATGCCAATATCGTGCAGGTATCCCAGCGCGAATTCACCCAGATATTTCCCCAGCCGGGCTGGGTTGAGCACAACCCCAACGAAATCTTTGACACCCAGTCGCACGTTGCCAAGGAATGCCTGAAGCATGCCAATGCTCAGGGCAACGAACTGGCCGCCGTGGGCATCACCAACCAGCGCGAAACCACCGTTGTGTGGGACAAGGCCACCGGCGCCCCCGTGTACAACGCCATTGTGTGGCAGGATCGCCGTACGGCAGGTTTTTGCGACCAACTGCGTGCAGAGGGCAAAGCCGAGGTAATTCGCCAGAAGACTGGCCTTGTGCTTGATGCCTATTTTTCTGGCACCAAGGTTCGCTGGATACTCGACAACGTGCCTGGGGCGCGTGCCAAGGCCGAAGCGGGCGAGCTGCTTTTTGGCACTATCGACACATGGCTTATCTGGAACTTCAGCAAGCGTGGTTCGCACGTAACTGACCCCTCCAACGCCAGCCGTACCCTGCTTTTCAACATTCACACCGGCCAGTGGGATGATGAACTGCTCGAAATCATGGGCGTGCCGCGCGCCATGCTGCCCGAAGTTGCGCCTTCTTCCAGCGTTATGGCACAGACGCACCCCGAATTTTTCGGACAGGCTGTGCCCATTGCCGGTGTGGCGGGCGACCAGCAGGCAGCCACCTACGGCAACGCCTGCATGACCGAGGGCATGGCCAAGAACACCTACGGCACGGGTTGCTTCCTGCTGCTCAATACTGGCACCAAGCCCCGCGAAAGCAAAAACAACATGCTTACCACCGTGGCATGGGAAACCCCCAAAGGCCGCTACTATGCCCTGGAAGGCAGCGTTTTTGTGGGTGGTGCGGTTGTGCAGTGGCTGCGTGACGGCCTTGGCTTTATTCGCGATTCTTCCGAAATGGAGAGCCTCGCCATCACTGTACCCGACAACGGCGGCGTGTACCTTGTGCCCGCCTTTGTGGGCATGGGTGCCCCCTATTGGGACCAGTACGCGCGTGGCACAATGGTGGGTATAACCCGTGGCACCAACCGAGGGCACATAGCCAGGGCCGCCATCGAATCCATCGCCCTGCAAACCCTTGATATCATGGATGCAATGCAGAAGGATGCGGGCGTTCCCCTTACCACCCTGCGCGTGGACGGCGGCGCAAGCCGCAACAACATGCTCATGCAGTGCCAGGCCAACCTTACCGGCGTTGTGGTTGAACGCCCCATCGTTACGGAAACAACCGCGCTGGGCGCTGCTTACCTTGCAGGCCTTGCGGTGGGCTTCTGGGAAAGCGAAGAACAGCTCTGCGCCCAATGGAAGCTTGACCGCCGCTTTGAGCCCAACATGCCCGAAGACCGCCGGCAGGAACTGCTGCACCAGTGGCATCGCGCCGTTGAACGTGCCAGAAACTGGATTGAGGAGTAA
- a CDS encoding HD-GYP domain-containing protein, with product MPCASAVTEIIHQLAESLGKAIDAKDTYTLAHSEEVAVISQTLALSMGLGHQMADLIHVAGHLHDLGKIGVPDEILAKTTTLTPKEWLAIRRHPDIGADILAPIACLRECGIVDMVRAHHERFDGSGYPQGLAGGHIPLGARIIAVADSLSAMLQSRPYRAAKTFDEACREIAHGTGSQFDPKVVAAFARVRDRLRDLVAMLRIE from the coding sequence ATGCCCTGCGCCAGTGCGGTTACCGAAATAATCCATCAGCTCGCTGAATCACTGGGCAAGGCGATTGACGCAAAAGACACCTATACACTGGCTCACTCAGAAGAAGTAGCTGTCATATCCCAAACTCTGGCCCTCTCCATGGGCCTTGGTCACCAGATGGCAGACCTTATCCACGTGGCAGGGCATTTGCACGATCTTGGCAAAATTGGCGTGCCGGATGAAATACTGGCCAAAACCACTACCCTAACGCCAAAAGAGTGGCTGGCAATTCGCAGGCACCCGGATATCGGCGCAGACATTTTGGCTCCCATCGCCTGCCTGCGAGAATGTGGCATTGTGGATATGGTTCGGGCGCATCACGAACGCTTTGACGGTAGTGGTTACCCCCAGGGGCTTGCTGGTGGGCATATTCCGCTTGGCGCGAGAATCATTGCTGTGGCAGACAGCCTTTCGGCCATGCTGCAGTCGCGGCCCTACCGCGCAGCAAAAACATTTGATGAAGCCTGCCGCGAAATAGCCCACGGCACGGGCAGCCAGTTTGACCCCAAGGTTGTGGCGGCATTCGCACGTGTTAGGGATCGCCTGCGCGACCTTGTTGCCATGCTGCGCATTGAATAA
- a CDS encoding SxtJ family membrane protein: MNDKECADTAMAMTLICLLVITYIRSLALLPLAIVLLLLGMVWPRAYKPLAMLWLGISLLLGSVMSRVVLSIIFAVIVTPIALVMRLFGHDPMRRKAWKKGTDSTFVTRDYLVEAKDLEHPF, encoded by the coding sequence GTGAACGACAAGGAATGTGCCGATACCGCCATGGCCATGACCCTTATATGTCTGCTGGTGATTACGTATATCCGCTCGCTTGCTCTGTTGCCCCTTGCCATCGTGCTGTTGCTGCTTGGCATGGTGTGGCCTCGCGCGTACAAGCCACTTGCAATGCTTTGGCTTGGCATTTCCTTGCTGCTGGGCTCCGTTATGTCGCGCGTTGTGTTGAGCATAATCTTTGCGGTTATTGTAACGCCCATCGCGCTGGTCATGCGTCTGTTCGGACACGATCCCATGCGCCGCAAGGCCTGGAAAAAAGGCACGGATTCCACCTTTGTAACTCGTGACTATCTTGTCGAAGCAAAAGATCTGGAACATCCATTTTAG